One window of Cydia pomonella isolate Wapato2018A chromosome 5, ilCydPomo1, whole genome shotgun sequence genomic DNA carries:
- the LOC133518035 gene encoding cytosolic carboxypeptidase 6-like, whose translation MSDSEESDGEGGLGNLNRLIVRPPGHSGKAKRGQLCFDAAFECGNLGRADHITELEYDLFVRPDTCRPRSRFWYNFTVENVKQDQRVIFNIVNLGKERTLYNGEMTPLIRSTSRPKWQRIPRRFIFYHKSPVHRGRRVLSLAFGFDREEDVYHFTAAVPYSYSRLQKYLTLWEKRAQTFAARECIAQTTQKRKVDLITIGELGVQDKEMREESAVKGNKGVPKKRVVLILARTHGGEPPASFICQGILDYFLTSSEKALALRSNVAVQVVPMLNPDGVFLGNQRSDLLGADLNRSWVTATTFAHPAAVAVNDLVSKLVAEKSLQLDFIIDLHADISFEGVFVRGNSYDDVYRFERHAVLPKFLASRVEAWRPEACLYNADPLAAGTARRALPEGAVDAYTLLVSLGGRRLTPKGPYIHYTEDAYAKIGRSIVKALCDYYRHIGVIPPRQGAPTKKKDGRGRRRRRRPAADRERPVRRTWSPMSPHEHLPHIHTKMSPSSSPERRVLAGRVLSPPLPPASPPPLRALPPRSTRLRRTKPRIEPDLDPLLPLITGTAVRTPRLSVVNLSAIIRTPTGRDPRPRLARPARPSHPRFTSDEYDTHDSDS comes from the exons ACAGCGAAGAGAGCGACGGAGAAGGAGGGCTTGGCAACCTGAACCGGCTGATTGTGAGGCCGCCGGGCCACAGCGGCAAGGCCAAGCGCGGCCAGCTTTGCTTCGACGCGGCCTTCGAGTGCGGGAACTTGGGCCGAGCAGATCACATCACTGAGCTCGAGTACGATCTCTTCGTGCGGCCTGATACATGCCGCCCGCGCTCGCGGTTCTGGTATAACTTTACCGTGGAAAATGTGAAGCAGGATCAG AGAGTAATATTCAACATAGTGAACTTAGGTAAAGAAAGAACTTTATACAACGGCGAAATGACACCGCTAATCCGCTCAACCTCGCGTCCAAAATG GCAACGCATTCCTCGTCGTTTCATCTTCTACCACAAGTCACCAGTGCACCGCGGCCGGCGCGTATTGAGCCTCGCCTTCGGCTTCGACCGCGAGGaagacgtttaccatttcacggCGGCTGTACCCTACTCCTACTCTAGGTTGCAGAAGTACCTCACGCTGTGGGAGAAGCGCGCACAGACGTTTGCCGCTAGGGAGTGCATTGCGCAAACTACG CAAAAACGCAAGGTTGACCTCATCACCATAGGGGAGCTCGGAGTCCAGGATAAAGAGATGAGAGAAGAGTCCGCGGTGAAGGGTAATAAGGGAGTTCCAAAGAAGCGCGTCGTGCTTATCCTTGCGCGCACGCATGGCGGCGAGCCGCCGGCATCTTTCATCTGCCAAG gtatccttgattattttttaacttcatCCGAAAAGGCATTGGCGTTACGCAGCAACGTAGCTGTTCAG GTGGTGCCGATGTTGAACCCCGACGGTGTGTTCCTGGGCAACCAGCGCTCTGACCTGCTGGGCGCCGATCTCAACCGCAGCTGGGTCACCGCCACTACCTTCGCCCATCCTGCCGCCGTGGCCGTCAACGACCTCGTGTCCAAGCTCGTCGCTGAGAAG TCTCTTCAATTGGATTTTATAATCGACTTGCACGCGGACATAAGCTTTGAAGGAGTTTTCGTTCGGGGAAACTCATATGACGACGTGTACAG GTTTGAGCGTCACGCCGTCCTTCCAAAGTTCCTGGCGTCCCGCGTGGAAGCCTGGCGTCCCGAGGCATGCCTGTACAACGCGGACCCCCTGGCCGCCGGCACGGCGCGCCGGGCActgccggagggcgccgtggATGCTTACACATTACTAGTTTCACTGGGAGGACGCCGACTCACTCCTAAGGGACCTTACATACATTATACTGAAGATGCTT ATGCTAAAATCGGCCGATCTATAGTGAAGGCTCTCTGCGACTACTACCGACACATCGGCGTCATACCCCCGCGACAAGGAGCACCAACCAAGAAGAAAGACGGCCGCGGTCGGCGTCGGCGTCGGCGCCCCGCCGCCGACAGAGAAAGGCCAGTCCGCCGCACTTGGTCCCCAATGTCCCCACACGAACACTTACCGCACATACATACCAAAAT GTCACCAAGCTCAAGTCCCGAGCGGCGAGTATTAGCCGGGCGGGTGCTGTCACCGCCGCTGCCGCCGGCGTCCCCGCCGCCGCTCCGGGCGTTGCCGCCGCGCTCCACGCGACTCCGCCGCACCAAGCCCAGAATAGAGCCAGATTTGGACCCGCTACTGCCTCTTATCACAG GCACAGCAGTCCGCACGCCCCGGCTGTCCGTGGTGAACCTCAGCGCCATCATCCGCACGCCGACCGGCCGCGATCCTCGCCCGAGGCTTGCGCGCCCGGCCCGACCCTCGCATCCGAGGTTTACCAGCGACGAGTACGACACGCATGACTCCGACTCATAG
- the LOC133518037 gene encoding TATA box-binding protein-like 1 gives MATLIQENGISISNHIVPDHEYCEPAREPEPQAVAPPAALDAAAPPDDEDTPEIDIMINNVVCSFSVKCHLNLRQIALNGVNVEFRRENGMVTMKLRRPYTTASIWSSGRVTCTGATSEDQAKVAARRYARALQKLGFQVRFQNFRVVNVLGTCRMPFGIRITAFSNKYREADYEPELHPGVTYKLYNPKATLKIFSTGGVTITARSVGDVQSAVERIFPLVYEFRKMRTPEDEEQLRARRGAARAPTAPDPAAARAAGGGGGGADADADAWE, from the exons ATGGCTACGCTGATCCAAGAGAATGGCATCAGCATCAGCAATCACATTGTGCCTGACCACGAGTACTGCGAGCCGGCGCGGGAGCCCGAGCCGCAGGCCGTGGCGCCGCCGGCGGCGCTCGACGCCGCTGCGCCGCCCGACGATGAGGACACCCCCGAAATAGACATCATGATAAACAATGTTGTGTGTAGTTTTAGTGTTAAGTGCCACTTGAACCTGAGACAAATAGCTTTGAACGGTGTAAACGTGGAGTTCCGACGCGAGAACGGGATGGTGACGATGAAGCTCCGGCGCCCGTACACGACGGCGTCCATCTGGTCGTCGGGGCGCGTGACGTGCACGGGCGCCACCAGCGAGGACCAGGCCAAGGTCGCGGCGCGCCGGTACGCGCGCGCGCTGCAGAAGCTCGGCTTCCAAGTGCGCTTCCAGAACTTTCGCGTAGTCAATGTATTAGGAACCTGTCGAATGCCCTTCGGAATAAGGATTACGGCATTCTCCAACAAATATAGGGAGGCAGA CTATGAACCAGAGCTTCACCCTGGTGTCAcatataaactatataatcCTAAagctacattaaaaatattctcTACAGGAGGAGTCACAATAACAG CTCGCAGCGTGGGCGACGTCCAGTCGGCTGTGGAGCGCATCTTCCCGCTAGTGTACGAGTTCCGCAAGATGCGCACGCCCGAGGACGAGGAGCAGCTGCGGgcccggcgcggcgcggcgcgcgcgccgacGGCGCCGGAccccgcggcggcgcgcgcggccggcggcggcggcggcggcgccgacgCCGACGCCGACGCTTGGGAATGA